The following are from one region of the Acidobacteriota bacterium genome:
- a CDS encoding HAMP domain-containing histidine kinase → MANQLESSDKHCAPLAWDGQNIHLDDIGAALAVCNVDGELLGATASARVVLTHFSKPVPGYPQILPSGLWQDLMASPLGEIVQWRPTDWTQDTYLGCTRYRLGDQHALLVMRVLRDRSTILSKRLHEQRLEATGRLVANIAHELRTPLSSILFNADFMALRWDQLPPDLALESLKEIQTACRRMQRTIEGLLDFARLGVQRTSSVSLRESFERTTSLLRPTFRDGGHTIQVTIRPEAEWVRGNPLVLEQVFVNLMMNAIESDQRGVRIEIESSREVYQVLDPSQEFVCVRVRDTGSGVAAEIRNRIFEPFFTTKSKNVGLGLTMAREAIHDFGGDIVVEPTVGGACLAVYLKPGLPDKPTGETL, encoded by the coding sequence GTGGCGAACCAACTCGAAAGTTCAGACAAACACTGTGCTCCATTAGCCTGGGACGGACAAAATATCCACCTGGATGACATTGGAGCTGCCCTGGCTGTCTGTAACGTTGACGGTGAACTCCTTGGTGCCACGGCTTCGGCCAGAGTTGTTTTGACTCATTTCTCAAAACCTGTTCCGGGGTATCCTCAAATTCTTCCCTCGGGCTTATGGCAGGATTTAATGGCCTCGCCACTTGGAGAAATTGTCCAGTGGAGGCCGACTGATTGGACACAGGATACCTACCTTGGCTGTACCCGGTATCGGCTTGGGGATCAGCATGCCCTGCTTGTTATGCGCGTGCTTCGGGACCGAAGCACAATTTTGTCAAAGCGGCTTCACGAGCAACGACTTGAAGCAACTGGCCGACTGGTGGCAAATATTGCCCATGAGTTGCGAACTCCTCTGTCGAGCATTTTGTTCAACGCTGATTTTATGGCGCTGCGATGGGATCAGCTTCCTCCTGATCTGGCTCTGGAAAGCTTGAAAGAGATACAGACTGCCTGTCGTCGAATGCAGCGGACAATTGAAGGATTGCTTGATTTTGCCCGTCTGGGCGTACAACGAACCTCTTCCGTTTCACTTCGAGAAAGTTTTGAACGGACCACCAGCTTGCTCCGGCCTACTTTTCGCGATGGCGGGCATACCATCCAGGTCACCATCCGACCTGAGGCTGAGTGGGTTCGCGGAAATCCCCTGGTGTTGGAGCAGGTTTTTGTCAATTTAATGATGAATGCCATTGAATCAGACCAGCGAGGGGTTCGGATTGAGATTGAGAGTTCGCGTGAAGTGTATCAAGTCCTGGATCCAAGCCAGGAATTTGTGTGTGTTCGGGTGCGTGATACTGGCTCTGGCGTGGCGGCTGAAATCCGCAACCGTATCTTTGAACCTTTTTTTACCACCAAGTCAAAAAATGTCGGACTAGGGCTAACCATGGCCCGTGAAGCCATTCACGACTTCGGCGGGGATATTGTGGTTGAACCCACGGTTGGTGGCGCTTGTTTGGCTGTTTACCTGAAACCAGGTTTACCGGATAAGCCAACAGGAGAAACGTTGTGA